The nucleotide sequence CATCGATGTCTTTTCGAAAGGCCACATGCAGGTTCAGGCTGGTGTTCGGCACAACAAACACCTGGTACTGATCGTTCACCTTCAGCTTGCGCAAAGTGTATTCGCCATTGGAAGCCGTGGGGATAAAGATGCCATCCAGTCTGTTGCCCTGGATTTTTTGAATATTCCGTTCAATGACGTTTTCACCACTTAAAGGCTCAATCTTGATACCATGTTTCAGCAGGTCGGTCGGGGTGAAAGAGTCTTTGGAATGCCCCAGGGTGCGTCCGCGGAAGTCCTCCAGGGATTTTGCTTTCATCAAGGGCGAGTTGCGCGGAATGATGATCGCCGAAGACGTGGTGAAGAGCGGTGTTTTGGAAAAGCGCATGTACTGTTCGCGTTCAGCAGACGGGACCAGGAATAATGCGACATCCACTTTCTTGTTCTGCATATCCCAAAGAACCCGGGCAAACGGAGTGGCCACCCATTGCACCTCGGTGTTGGGAATCTTCAGATAGTCCTGAAAGAATGTGATACCCGGACCTTGGGGATTTCCATTCAGAGTGAAAATATGCGGAGGCAGGTCATAGACATTCACCCGTAACACACCACCAAAGGCAGTTGGCCCCCAGAAGCTTATCAATATAAAGAGAACAGATAGAAACTGTGGCATTCCAGAACGTCCTTAATAATCAGCCAGAATCAATATAACAAAGACCGTCTGAAGCGACGAGCAGATTGTGGAAGCCTGTTTTGGGGTCAGAAACCGGCAAGAATTTGGGCAAAAAAAACGGAAGGGTCGGTCAAGCGGGATTTTTCGACCGACAAAAGTCCAGTGTTTTAGCCTGCTTAAAGTGTCTCAAAAAATATTTGCAACTGGCCCTAAATTCTCAGCGTGATACGCCGATAGGTACAAAGTGAGTCAAATAGGCTTTGTTAATGTTTCAAAAGGGGAGGACTAAATGTCACGTACAGTTATGATCGTGGTGAGCGATAGCCAGGAAACAATCGAGAACACAAAAAAGTACTGGGAGAACCACGATGTGACAGTTCAAGCATATTCATCTGCACAGTTCAGAGAAGGGCTTGATAACGCATTTTTCAGACAACAACTAGTAGCGGGTGTTCCGGCTTTGGCTTCAGGCACAAGCCCGATCAACTCTGACGTGGGTGGTGGTAACGTTATCCAGTTCCCAACTCCAACAGCTACTTCATCCAGCGTTCAAAAAATGGAAGAGCTTGAAGCTCACGCCATCGAAAACGCAATCGTACAATACAAAGGCAACCTGACTGAAGCGGCTAAAGCTTTGGGTATCGGTCGCGCGACTTTGTACCGCAAAGTGAAGCAATACCACATCGATCCTTCTGCTGCTCGCAAGAAGAAAGTGGCTGCTTAATTCTTCCTTTTGAATTGAAAGACAGGGGCCGGATGAAACTACATCCGGTCTTTGTTTTTACTGGACCGAGATGACGCGGATCTTAGCAATTCTTCTGGCAGTCTCCTGCGCCTATGGGGCGTATCATTTCACTCTGCAGCGCGGATTCGTGAATCCGTATCCGGCAGTGTGTGATCTTGTCGCGGAAAGAATCTTTCTGGACGACCATAAAATCAAAAACTGGAAAAAGACCTGCAGTCGGCGCAGCCGCCTGGTCACTCCGTATTCTGCGAAAAAGCTGATTATCAAGGACATGAACAATGCCCTGGCATTGCTGAAGGTCTCGCACCTTGAGGTCTATGATTCCTCTGAAGTCGCCAGCATCTGGCGCGGGGAAAGTCTTGAGACCGGCATTGAAAGCCGCTTTGTCGACGGGGAACTGGTTATTTATAAAATTCATCCTGATTCTCCGGCCCAGGATGCGGGTTTGAAACCCGGTGATGTCATTCAAAGCATCAATGCCGAACAGCCCAATCCCTGGGAAGCGCAGACCGAGCAGGGCTCGTACCTGATGCTTCGTCAGGACAAAGAATTTTCTGTAAAAATCAAACCTCGCTCTATCCAGCGGTCCGAGGATCTGCATTTGGAATTTAGATCCGCACAAAATGCGGTGCTGGAAATTCCGTCTTTCCGTGCGGCGTTCTTTGAAGAAGAAAAACTGAAGACACTGCAGCAGCAGATCGCGTCTTTGCGCAAGCTGGTGGTGGACCTGCGCGGAAACCCTGGCGGGAACTTCGTGGCAGGTCTGCGCTTTCTTTCATTGTTCATGTGCAAGTCCGAAGAAGTGGGGCGTTTGGTAAAACCCCGTGCGCCGGTGAAAACGCTGGCGGAACTTCCCAACGATCTGCGCGATCAGGAACAACTGACCGTGCTTGATAACAGCAGCGAGATTTTATTGAAGACTTACGACAACCCCCAATGCTTTAAAGGCGAAGTGCGGGTGTTGGTCGACGGAAAAAGTTCATCGGTGGCTGAAATGGTGGCGCAGGCTTTGAAAGAGTTTAAAAAGGCGCCGCTGCTGGGAAGCCCCAGTCGTGGTCAGTTGCTGGTCGGTGTCTGGTATCCACTGGAAGAGGTGGGGCCAGGAGTGCAGATTTCCATCCCTGAGGCGATCTACATTAGTCACAACCAGCATCAGATCGAGGGACAGGGCGTGGATTTGGATAGAGTCTTGTATTACAGCCTGCCGGAAATGCAGGCGGGGATTGATTCTTGGGTGAAAAAGGCCCTCGACTAGAGTCCCGGATGTATGGCGTTTGTCGTCTCACAGTGAGATGATCATAATAATACGTCAAACATCTTTTGTACGTCTGTTCAGGCTCTGTGCAGCTAGAATGAATTGAAGTGGTTTATAAACGGCATACCTTTAGCAATGAAAGTCCTTAGTATTCATTTGCGAAGGGGTTATAAATGAGGAACGCAAACGTGATCGAATTTCCTAAAGCACAATCCGTAAGAAAAAGACTGCAGGACAAAGCTCAAGAGCAAAAAGCTGTGCTTGTTCTTTCCATCGCGTCTGTGCTTTTGATGACGGTGTTCCTGAATCAGTGGCTGGTGCGCGGCCCGGATCAAACCCTTGCTAACGGCGCCAATCGTGGTGTTGCGAGCTTTGAACCTTCCAGCTTCGCCAAAGATGTGAAGTGGGAACATGATCTGGCAAAAAGAATGGCGACAGAAAAGTCTGCAATGGCGGCTAGCCTTGCGGAAGCACCGACATTGCGTGATGAACTTGTGTTTGGTTACCTTGAAGGCAAATACGGCATGAAGCTGGCGCAAGGCCGTATTGAAAGCCTGGAATTCATTGATGCTCAGGCGGGTGAACACCCAATGGCGATCGAAGACAAAGCCGGTTTCCTTAGAAAGTACTCTGAAGCTTTCGGTATGAACTATGCCGAAGTGTCTGTGGCCTCCAATGCAGCCGGGGAGCAAGTCTATAGTCTGATTGATTCCTCCAAGCAGATCATCGGCAAAGCCCAGTTTGTTACCGATGATCAAGGTCGCGTTCAAGCGATCAATTTCGGCCACTAATCTCTTTAGTGTTTCCTGTTTCAGGCCGATACGATCTGTATGGTATTTCCAGATCTGTCGGCTCCAGAAGTTAAGCCTCATCATCCAAAATCCAGTACAGTGCCGGTGGCCTTTGTGGCGGACCGTTTTATCGCACTGATACTGGATTTTTTGATTCTATCACCCATCGTCAGTCTGCTTGTTGCCGGTTTGGTCCGTCAGACAAAGACATTCTTCCTGCTGAATGCAAATTCTGCGGAAGGTGTGGTTGCGGCCGGCCTCGTTGTTATGGCGGTGGTCTTTATCGTGACCTTCCTGCAGTCCGTGTTTTTGTATTTCTGGCAGGCGACGCCGGGGCAGATCTTTTTGCAACTGCGTGTGATTGCGTATCCGGTGTATCAGCCGCGTTTGTCTTATGCGCAGTGTGTGATTCGTTCGCTCAGCTGGACTTTCAGTTTCGTGCTGCTGGCTTTGCCATTTATGGAAATCCTCAGCCATCCGTTGCGCCGGGCCTTCCCGGATCGTGCCGCTGACACCTTGGTGATCACCCTTAAAAAAGTTCATGACGACGGACCTCATCCGATTGAGTCCCGCTTTATCAATTCATGGATGCGCATGAGCTTGTTGTTCCTGCTGCTGTTCGGAGTGCTGGGTTATTTTAAGACCTATCACAGCCTGTTGGCGGGAGAGTATCGGGAAAAAGGCGGCACCCAAGTCGCAGCCTGCAAAGAAATGCGCGGCAGTGCGGATCTTGAAGGTGTGGCGCGCCTGGATGCAGCGTTGTCTTTGTATTTGCTGAATGAAATTTCTGGCGAGTGTCTGGATAAAGAAGCGGAAGTGGCGTTGTGGGGGGACCCGGTCAATGCCCAGCCGCTGGCTTATCTGGCCAAATACCTTTTGGCTGATGGCGAGGCCCAGGAACAATACCTCAGCAAAATCTGCGAAGACTCGTCTTCGTCCACGTGCGCGTTGGCGCGCTATATGGCGGAAGAAGGAAACTTCGATGATCTGGAACAGGCGGACGGTCATCTGTGGACGACCAAGTTCCTGAAGTCCGAAGAGCTGTTTGCCTCCAACGACTTTGCCGGCAGTTTGAAAGCCATTTCGGAATTGCAAAAAAATCCGATTCTGCAGTCCGGTCTTGAAAAACGTTTCGTTCGTTCGGTGTGGGCTTTGCGTGATGCCGAGCTGATCCCGCAAGGTGGCAATGGCGGTCGTATGCCGGCCAGTGCGGCTGAGCAGGAAAGCTGGATTGACGACTTTAAAGAACGTTACGAGGTTCCATGATCATCCCTTGCCCTGAAGACTTTAAAGACTATTCCAAGTACCCGCTGACGATCACGCTGGCGGTGCTGAATGTCTTTATCTTTATTCTGATCTTCAGCGGGGTGAACTCGGGTCTGACTTCGTCTCCCGTTTTGCAAAAAGACGGGCTGGTTCTGACAGGCCGAATGTATTATCAGTATCTGCAAAACATCCCGGCTGAAATTCTGTATGAAAAGCCTGAATGGGTGCATCAGATGAGTTCAGTCAACGCCGAACAGATGGGGATTCTGGGCGCCTATGCGCTTCGGGACCGCCGTTTCTTAAGTGCCGCTGAAGCGGGTGCTTATCGCGGGGACGAAGTGCAGATCGCAAGCTGGAAAAAGAACATCACTGAATTCCGCAAAAAGTATCAGGAACAACTGTTGTATCGCTTTGGCCTGAGCTCTGGTGCGAAGGGGCCTCTGTCGTGGCTGACTTATCAGTTCTCTCATTCAAACTGGATGCATTTGCTGTCTAACCTGGGCTTCCTGGTGTTGCTGGGGGCGGCCGTTGAAGTTATGGCCGGAAGCTGGGTGCTTTTGTTTGTCTATATGGTGGGGGGCATGGCCGGGGGCTTGGGCTTCCTGCTGTCCGATACCCATGGAGCCGTGCCGATGGTGGGCGCCAGTGCCTCGATCAGTGCCTTGCTCGCTTTTTATTGTGTGGCTGAAACTCGAATGCGAGTGAAGTTTCTATATTTTGCTTCACCGATGCCAGGGCACTATGGCGCGATTTATTTGCCGACCCTGTTGATCATACCTTTGTTCCTGGTCGTCGATCTGGCGAACCTGTGGGCGATTCCTGAAGGCCTTGGTGGGGGTGTTGCCTATGCCGCCCATCTGGGTGGCAGCTTGTTTGGCGTTATGCTGGGGCTTGCCTGTAAATTCTATACCCCCGTTGACAGCAACGTTACCGGTAGGTCACATTACCGCCCAGAGGCTGGAGATCACCCCCTACGTTGAAATGGCGGACCCGAATGAAGCTAAATAAGCTCATTAAGTCAGTGATTGTTCTTACATTGTTATCTTTCGTTGGAGTTGCAAACGCAGCTTCTCAATCTCAAGCGGTCCCATACTATGGGGAAGAGTTCTATCGCGACCTGCGCACCGGAGTTTCCGGTGAAGCTCTTCAAAACCGCATCAAATCTGTTCTGCAAAGTTATCATATCGCTGTAAAAGGCTCCTATGACCTTGTGGTGAAAAACTGCATGCAAGGGCAGGGACGTTGCTATCGCCACACAGCGATCGGCTACAAGGCGGCAAGAGTTTTCCTGATGGGGAACTACTACCTTGTTAAAGAAGGCAATCAGTATGCGGTTCGCGATGTTTACTGCAACTCGGATCGTGGTCCGGAAGACTTCCGCAGTTCTCCACCGTCTCCGGGTTCCATCCCCAACAACACCGTGATCAACGTTGAGCACACGTGGCCACAAAGCCACTTCACTCGTCGTTTCCCGGATGATGTTCAAAAATCCGATTTGCACCACTTGTTCCCAACTGATTCTCAATTGAATGCCATCCGTGGCAACCATCCGTTTGGTGAAGTCAGCAAAGACGTGATGGAACTGAAATGCCCGGATTCACGTTTCGGTATTGGCAGTTTCGGTTCGGACGAGGTGTTTGAGCCACCTCAAAACCACAAAGGAAATGTGGCTCGTGCATTGTTCTATTTCTCTATGCGCTATGATCTTCCAATTGATCCACAAGAAGAAAACGTTCTTCGCAAGTGGAACCGCGAAGACCCGGTTGATCAAGACGAAATGAAACGTAATGTTGAGATCTTCAAGGCTCAGGGCAATAGAAATCCGTTCATTGATCACCCAGAACTAGCCGACCGCCTCTCCGACTTCTAAGTCGGTGGGTGAAAAAGGCCCATCTGACTGCGTTGTCGGGCCTTCTCCTTCTCTTCGACGTGCTTGGAGCACGCCTCCGTTTCGGAGAAAACCCTCCGCCTTGCATCTGAACCTTTTTGACCCACCTTGAACTGGTGGGTTTTGTTTTTTTGGGGAGGGCGGCGTCGCTGCGCTGGCCTTGGGGAACTTTCTTGGATTGAAGTTGCGGTTATAAACATAAAATAGTTTTTGGAGTTTTGGGTTTTGCTTAAGTACTTGGCATAAAATGGGGAAAATTGTAGGCCCCGGGCATAATTCTTAAAAAATCTGTAATAAGTCTCTTGCAATCGTGTTTTTGTTATGCTGCAATCATTTTTACGGGAGGGGTGATACCAAGGAAGGTACTCGGGGAGCATGATGTTCTCACCTCTATTTTAATTAGATTAAGAAAGGCCACTGGAAACAGTGGCCTTTTTCTTTTTTCCGCTAAGACTTTTAGAATCGAGCTGCGCGAACCTGGTGCAGTATGTTCAGGCTGCTGCCGGCACCCCATGGGGTTCGGCAGTATAACTTGTTGGTCGTCGTCAAAGCACAGAACATGGAATTGCTGGTTCCGGAATAGTTGGTGGCGTTGAGTTTGGCGAAGCTGACTCCTGCGGATATCACTGTCGGTGGATTCATGTAATCGCTGATCTGCCAGAAGTGCACGGCACCACCGGTGGTCAGGGCAATCATTTCCCCGTTACCCATGACGACTTGCTGATAGCTGGCGCCGCCGTTTATTGCCACGGGCACGTTGCTGTAACCGTTACCCCAGCATTCCAGATGGGTGCCGGTGATACCACAGGCCGCAGAGTTCCCCAGCGCCAGTTGAGTATACACCCGGCCACCGTTGATCAGTGTGCCGGTGGAATCCGCCGTGCTGTTGTGACCCAGCTTTCCTAGTGAACCGCTGCCCCAGCAGCGCACTTGGCCGTTTTCCAGGATACCGCAGAAGCGGGCCGTACTTAACTGAATGTCGGTATATCGATTGCCCGGGTCCACACTGATCGGGGTTGTGCTGTTACCGGTGCGCATAATCGATCCGGCCCCCCAGCAATACACCTCGTTATCCAAACTGAGTGCGCAACCTGCGGTTCCCACGCTTCGGATGATCGGCTTGAACTTCACACTGGTGGGCACCAGGGTCGGAGTCGTGGTCGTGCCCGTAGGGCAGCCAGAAGCCGACGTTGAACCCCATCTGTACAGATTCCCGGCGGTGTTAATGGCGTTGATACAATAGTTGTCGGCCGTCGCCATCGCCTGGATGGCAAGACCGCCAGTATGCACCAGATCCACTTTGGTGCTGGTGCTGTTGTCTCCCAGAAGCGAGTTGGTGTTAACCCCAGTGCAGTAAGAGGAATCTGACAATCCCAGGCAGATGACGCCCTTGTCGGACATGACCTTGCCGCTGCTGAAGTCCACGGACGGGTGCGCTCTTTTCAGAGGATGAATGGTATTGGAGCAATATGCGCCACCGTCGTTGCGAATGGCACAGACGGTGCCATAGGCCGTTGCCATGTCCTGATAAGAAGAATAGACATCCACGGCCTCCAGCATCGGAGTCGCCGTTTTCGGAACGTCCCCGTAGTTGGTACCATCGCCAAAGCAATAAGGCATGTCATCATCGGCAATACCGCAGACGGAACCGTCATTGGCCTGAATGGTTTTCCAGGCGATATTAGTGTTCAGCAACGTCGGTGTTGAGTAGGTGATGGCATCCTGAATACTTGTGTATCCGCCGCGGACCTGGGCACCCCAGCATTTCAGAGCATTGGTTTCAGTGATGGCACAGACATGGGTGTTGGAGCCGCTGATCTGCAGATATTTCGTCGCACCATCGATAACGGTAGGTGTTGGATTATTTACGATGGTGCCATTCCCCAGTTGGTAAAAGTCATTTCGGCCCCAACACTTGATCTGCTGGTCGTCACGGGTGATGCCACAGACATAAGTGTAAGAGGTGACGTCGCGATATTTCACACCGGAATCCACTTGAGTCAGGACGTTGTAAGTGGCGGTGGCGTTGTTGGCGATTTGTTTGAACGAGTTGTTTCCATAACAGAATAAATCATCTGCCAGAGAAATCGCGCAGATGGTTGAAGACTGTGCTGCCACGACTTTTTTGAACTTGGTTACGCCATCATCAATATAATATGCCGTGATCGGTGAACCGGAAACATCCCAGCAGCGAACACGGTCGTCAGAGGTGATGCCGCAGGCGGTGTAGTATTTCAAATCAATCGACTTGTAAGTCACGCCTGTGTCAACTCCGGTGCCGCTGAGTCCACCAACACCACCACAGTAAACATGGTTGGTATCGGTCAGGGCGCAGAAATTCGTGCGTGTTCCAGTGACCTGTTTAAAGTTTAGAGCCGGCTGGCTGATGATAACCCCGGCGGTGGTGGCATTCGCCACCCCCCAGACCCGCAGTTTCCCGTCATCGGCCACAGCCATGAAGGAAGGTTGGGTGTAGTCGGAACCGTGGGCGATGCTCAGGATTTTTTTGTAACTGCTGGTAGTGTTTTTGATAATGAATCTTTGGCGTGCATTTGCACCGGCGATGTAGTCAGGCTGATTGGTATGAGTGATATAGACATCCAAATCCTTGTCATTGGTGTCGAGCGCATTTGATAAAGTATCAAAAGTGATTTGCGCTGACAATTGGCCTGCCGGCACCTCGACGTATCCCAAAGCAAGATTGTGATCTATCATATAGATCGCATCGCCGCTCAGATTGTAATACACCCGGACAGGGACTGCAGACACTGTATCCAGGGTCACGCCGACGGTGACGCCTGCTTGACCTTCCGTGAACTTTTTGCTGGCAGCGCTGAGGCTGGCATATTTCAGTGACGCCTTTTTCCAAGTGCGGGTCGTGGCCGCGGAATAGTCCTGCCACAGGCCATTAAGTCCATTCAGACCCACCACACAAAGCACCATGTCGTCGCCATCCACATTGGAATTTTGATTTATGAAAATACCCGTGGTCGAACTGATCTGGGCACTGTAGCCCGATGCGTTTGAGCACACGGCATCTTTGCCGAACTTGTATTTAAAGGCCGTGACACCAATGCCACTGACTGTCAGGGCATGATTGGCTTCGGGGGATTTTCCGGTAGGAGCTCCAAAGACAGTCGCCAGTGGGGGCTGCGTGGAAAGCGTGGTGGTAAAGGCGAAAGAGTCCTGCACGACAGAGTTGAACAGCAGATTTCCTGCGATGTTGACCGTGTCGTCATTGTTTCCCGTGACAGTTTGTACCGATTGCCATTGCCCATTGGTGCAGGTCACGCTGGTCGCATTGGGAGCCGTGATATTGATGATAGAGCCATTCGGAGAGCAGGTTCCGGTCATGGTGAAAGTCGGGCCAACATAGCCGTTGGCAACCGGGAAGGACGGGGTGACAAAACGTTGAATGGTATAAGTGTCAGATATGGAATCTTCCACGCTGCCTGCAATTAATAGTTCTGCAGTGGCATTGATAACGGTGTTGTTGGCAACGTTGCCTATGGAGAATGTCTTGCTCCATTGGTT is from Bdellovibrio bacteriovorus str. Tiberius and encodes:
- a CDS encoding substrate-binding periplasmic protein, with translation MPQFLSVLFILISFWGPTAFGGVLRVNVYDLPPHIFTLNGNPQGPGITFFQDYLKIPNTEVQWVATPFARVLWDMQNKKVDVALFLVPSAEREQYMRFSKTPLFTTSSAIIIPRNSPLMKAKSLEDFRGRTLGHSKDSFTPTDLLKHGIKIEPLSGENVIERNIQKIQGNRLDGIFIPTASNGEYTLRKLKVNDQYQVFVVPNTSLNLHVAFRKDIDEKTYQMVEAALKKNQRQYRKLLDQQLSK
- a CDS encoding helix-turn-helix domain-containing protein, with product MSRTVMIVVSDSQETIENTKKYWENHDVTVQAYSSAQFREGLDNAFFRQQLVAGVPALASGTSPINSDVGGGNVIQFPTPTATSSSVQKMEELEAHAIENAIVQYKGNLTEAAKALGIGRATLYRKVKQYHIDPSAARKKKVAA
- a CDS encoding S41 family peptidase — translated: MTRILAILLAVSCAYGAYHFTLQRGFVNPYPAVCDLVAERIFLDDHKIKNWKKTCSRRSRLVTPYSAKKLIIKDMNNALALLKVSHLEVYDSSEVASIWRGESLETGIESRFVDGELVIYKIHPDSPAQDAGLKPGDVIQSINAEQPNPWEAQTEQGSYLMLRQDKEFSVKIKPRSIQRSEDLHLEFRSAQNAVLEIPSFRAAFFEEEKLKTLQQQIASLRKLVVDLRGNPGGNFVAGLRFLSLFMCKSEEVGRLVKPRAPVKTLAELPNDLRDQEQLTVLDNSSEILLKTYDNPQCFKGEVRVLVDGKSSSVAEMVAQALKEFKKAPLLGSPSRGQLLVGVWYPLEEVGPGVQISIPEAIYISHNQHQIEGQGVDLDRVLYYSLPEMQAGIDSWVKKALD
- a CDS encoding RDD family protein, which gives rise to MVFPDLSAPEVKPHHPKSSTVPVAFVADRFIALILDFLILSPIVSLLVAGLVRQTKTFFLLNANSAEGVVAAGLVVMAVVFIVTFLQSVFLYFWQATPGQIFLQLRVIAYPVYQPRLSYAQCVIRSLSWTFSFVLLALPFMEILSHPLRRAFPDRAADTLVITLKKVHDDGPHPIESRFINSWMRMSLLFLLLFGVLGYFKTYHSLLAGEYREKGGTQVAACKEMRGSADLEGVARLDAALSLYLLNEISGECLDKEAEVALWGDPVNAQPLAYLAKYLLADGEAQEQYLSKICEDSSSSTCALARYMAEEGNFDDLEQADGHLWTTKFLKSEELFASNDFAGSLKAISELQKNPILQSGLEKRFVRSVWALRDAELIPQGGNGGRMPASAAEQESWIDDFKERYEVP
- a CDS encoding rhomboid family intramembrane serine protease; this encodes MIIPCPEDFKDYSKYPLTITLAVLNVFIFILIFSGVNSGLTSSPVLQKDGLVLTGRMYYQYLQNIPAEILYEKPEWVHQMSSVNAEQMGILGAYALRDRRFLSAAEAGAYRGDEVQIASWKKNITEFRKKYQEQLLYRFGLSSGAKGPLSWLTYQFSHSNWMHLLSNLGFLVLLGAAVEVMAGSWVLLFVYMVGGMAGGLGFLLSDTHGAVPMVGASASISALLAFYCVAETRMRVKFLYFASPMPGHYGAIYLPTLLIIPLFLVVDLANLWAIPEGLGGGVAYAAHLGGSLFGVMLGLACKFYTPVDSNVTGRSHYRPEAGDHPLR
- a CDS encoding endonuclease I family protein → MKLNKLIKSVIVLTLLSFVGVANAASQSQAVPYYGEEFYRDLRTGVSGEALQNRIKSVLQSYHIAVKGSYDLVVKNCMQGQGRCYRHTAIGYKAARVFLMGNYYLVKEGNQYAVRDVYCNSDRGPEDFRSSPPSPGSIPNNTVINVEHTWPQSHFTRRFPDDVQKSDLHHLFPTDSQLNAIRGNHPFGEVSKDVMELKCPDSRFGIGSFGSDEVFEPPQNHKGNVARALFYFSMRYDLPIDPQEENVLRKWNREDPVDQDEMKRNVEIFKAQGNRNPFIDHPELADRLSDF